One stretch of Malus domestica chromosome 14, GDT2T_hap1 DNA includes these proteins:
- the LOC103453944 gene encoding monodehydroascorbate reductase-like, whose product MGAKNFKYVILGGGVSAGYAAREFAKQGLKPGELAVISKEAVAPYERPALSKAYLFPESPARLPGFHVCVGSGGERLLPDWYKEKGIELILNTEIVNADLPGKTLVSGSGESFKYQTLVIATGSTVIRLTDFGVKGADAKNIFYLREIDDADKLYEAIKAKKNGKAVIVGGGYIGLELGAVLKINNLDVKMVYPEPWCMPRLFTSGIAAFYEGYYQNKGVKIIKGTVATGFTADSNGEVKEVHLKDGTVLEADIVVVGVGGRPLTTLFKGQVEEEKGGIKTDAFFKTSVPDVYAVGDVATFPLKLYNEIRRVEHVDHARKSAEQAVKAIKASEEGKTVEEYDYLPYFYSRSFDLSWQFYGDNVGETVLFGDSNPATPKAKFGTYWIKDGKVVGAFLEGGTPEENQAIAKVARAQPPVASLDQLAAEGLSFACKI is encoded by the exons ATGGGGGCGAAGAACTTCAAGTACGTGATCCTCGGCGGCGGCGTCTCAGCT GGATATGCAGCTCGGGAGTTTGCCAAACAGGGCCTTAAGCCAGGCGAACTAGCGGTCATTTCCAAAGAGGCG GTGGCTCCCTATGAACGTCCTGCACTCAGCAAGGCTTATCTCTTCCCCGAGT CTCCTGCTAGACTTCCCGGGTTTCATGTCTGCGTTGGAAGTGGAGGAGAGAGATTGCTTCCTGACTGGTACAAGGAGAAAG GGATAGAATTGATTCTTAACACTGAAATAGTTAACGCTGATCTTCCCGGGAAGACTCTTGTCAGTGGATCTGGGGAATCCTTCAAGTACCAGACTCTTGTCATTGCCACTGGCTCAACT gTTATAAGATTGACAGATTTTGGTGTCAAAGGAGCTGATGCCAAAAACATCTTCTATTTGAGAGAAATTGATGATGCCGATAAACTCTACGAAGCAATTAAAGCAAAGAAGAATGGGAAGGCTGTGATTGTTGGAGGAGGGTACATTGGTCTCGAGCTTGGTGCagttttgaaaattaacaaTTTAGATGTTAAAATGGTTTACCCTGAACCATGGTGCA TGCCTCGACTTTTCACTTCTGGTATTGCTGCTTTTTATGAGGGCTATTATCAAAACAAAGGAGTTAAAATCATCAAGGGAACAGTTGCGACTGGATTTACTGCTGACTCAAATGGAGAG GTCAAGGAAGTGCACCTAAAGGATGGCACCGTGCTTGAAGCTGACATCGTTGTTGTTGGTGTTGGAGGCAGGCCCCTGACAACATTGTTCAAGGGACAAGTCGAAGAGGAGAAAGGCGGCATTAAG ACAGATGCATTCTTCAAAACAAGTGTTCCGGATGTATATGCTGTGGGCGATGTCGCCACATTTCCTTTGAAGTTGTACAATGAGATTAGAAGAGTTGAGCATGTCGATCATGCACGCAAATCTGCTGAGCAGGCTGTAAAGGCCATCAAGGCAAGCGAGGAGGGGAAGACAGTTGAGGAGTACGACTACCTTCCATACTTCTATTCGCGCTCCTTCGATCTTTCATGGCAATTCTACGGTGACAATGTTGGTGAAACCGTGCTCTTCGGAGACAGTAATCCCGCGACACCAAAGGCGAAGTTTGGAACATACTGGATTAAAGACGGGAAGGTGGTCGGAGCGTTTCTGGAAGGCGGCACTCCGGAGGAAAACCAGGCTATTGCCAAAGTTGCAAGGGCCCAACCTCCGGTTGCGAGTTTAGATCAGCTTGCTGCGGAAGGTCTCTCTTTCGCTTGTAAGATCTAA